In the genome of Vanacampus margaritifer isolate UIUO_Vmar chromosome 1, RoL_Vmar_1.0, whole genome shotgun sequence, one region contains:
- the tra2b gene encoding transformer-2 protein homolog beta isoform X1, translated as MSDTEKEFKKEPQSGSGSSSPQRSAKSASRSPARSKEGSQHSRSRSRSRSRSKSRSRSRSHRSSRRNYSRSRSRSRRRRSRSRSGSRRRSHSRSPMSNRRRHIGNRANPDPNICLGVFGLSLYTTERDLREVFSKYGPLADVNIVYDQQSRRSRGFAFVYFENYEDSKEAKEHANGMELDGRRIRVDFSITKRAHTPTPGIYMGRPTYGGGGGGGGGGGGGSGGSSGGGGGGSSRRMSRDYDRGYDRGYDRGYDRDYYRYEDREYRSYRRRSPSPYYSRGYRSRSRSRSYSPRHY; from the exons ATGAGCGACACCGAGAAAGAGTTCAAGAAG GAGCCACAGTCTGGCTCGGGGAGTTCCTCCCCACAGCGATCGGCAAAATCTGCTAGCCGCTCGCCGGCACGCTCCAAGGAGGGTTCCCAGCATTCCAGGTCCAGGTCGCGCTCACGCTCCAGATCCAAATCCCGATCTCG GTCCCGTTCCCACCGGAGCTCGCGCAGGAACTATTCCCGCTCTCGCTCCCGCTCCCGCCGTCGCCGTTCCCGAAGCCGCTCTGGCAGCCGGCGGAGGAGCCACAGCCGCTCGCCCATGTCCAACCGCCGCAGGCACATTGGCAACAGG GCCAACCCTGACCCAAACATCTGCCTGGGCGTGTTTGGCCTGAGCCTGTATACCACCGAGCGGGACCTGCGGGAAGTGTTCTCCAAGTACGGCCCCCTGGCGGACGTCAACATAGTGTACGACCAACAGTCCCGACGCTCCAGGGGCTTCGCCTTTGTCTACTTTGAGAACTACGAGGACTCCAAGGAG GCCAAGGAGCACGCTAACGGAATGGAGCTGGACGGCCGGCGAATCCGCGTGGATTTCTCCATTACCAAACGAGCGCACACCCCCACTCCTGGCATCTACATGGGACGACCCACATA CggaggtggcggcggcggcggcggtggtggtggtggcggcagcggcggcagcagcGGAGGTGGTGGAGGCGGTTCATCAAGGCGCATGTCAAGGGACTACGACCGAGGCTACGACAGAGGTTACGATCGCGGTTACGATCGAGACTACTATCGCTATGAAGACCGGGAGTACCGATCATACAG ACGAAGATCTCCGTCGCCGTACTACAGCAGAGGCTACCGCTCTCGATCCAGATCACGATCCTACTCCCCAC GTCACTACTGA
- the tra2b gene encoding transformer-2 protein homolog beta isoform X2, translating to MSNRRRHIGNRANPDPNICLGVFGLSLYTTERDLREVFSKYGPLADVNIVYDQQSRRSRGFAFVYFENYEDSKEAKEHANGMELDGRRIRVDFSITKRAHTPTPGIYMGRPTYGGGGGGGGGGGGGSGGSSGGGGGGSSRRMSRDYDRGYDRGYDRGYDRDYYRYEDREYRSYRRRSPSPYYSRGYRSRSRSRSYSPRHY from the exons ATGTCCAACCGCCGCAGGCACATTGGCAACAGG GCCAACCCTGACCCAAACATCTGCCTGGGCGTGTTTGGCCTGAGCCTGTATACCACCGAGCGGGACCTGCGGGAAGTGTTCTCCAAGTACGGCCCCCTGGCGGACGTCAACATAGTGTACGACCAACAGTCCCGACGCTCCAGGGGCTTCGCCTTTGTCTACTTTGAGAACTACGAGGACTCCAAGGAG GCCAAGGAGCACGCTAACGGAATGGAGCTGGACGGCCGGCGAATCCGCGTGGATTTCTCCATTACCAAACGAGCGCACACCCCCACTCCTGGCATCTACATGGGACGACCCACATA CggaggtggcggcggcggcggcggtggtggtggtggcggcagcggcggcagcagcGGAGGTGGTGGAGGCGGTTCATCAAGGCGCATGTCAAGGGACTACGACCGAGGCTACGACAGAGGTTACGATCGCGGTTACGATCGAGACTACTATCGCTATGAAGACCGGGAGTACCGATCATACAG ACGAAGATCTCCGTCGCCGTACTACAGCAGAGGCTACCGCTCTCGATCCAGATCACGATCCTACTCCCCAC GTCACTACTGA
- the senp2 gene encoding sentrin-specific protease 2 translates to MQISASDTVSFISFPRLGTTPKTLRRRETVLARVEDPLSIFSYLSVMYEWIFDGISSLFEPAAEQTRQANNGELTSTIARWRGSHGRPVKRNYQSVDAADSLGQSEEVAAKRRRRDVVISFIKKTVAGVANLLRLRKPLLSSPNKHEQFKDTQSVTLGIDELHTPWLTSSDWRMDTPGTGMSDRAAPKPFQSSLPPLMRKFGETTGSSKRRGSLQLLPSRPAVSVGTPNAKPTACNGFGHNRCYKPSLTVEETIKQNDKEHYRRLLEMVKEYGQSQPLPFNQTKPNAMLPPHGEYTVTRKPFESVPKKMPYSACPSVLTRRIASVNKGRWGALPFSKSYTVAPDDRQHARCAKNPVADSDLSTQIATRLSLVDRVTPTLAAHVRHADDEIPRLTKEMAAEVCSALAQSDPNLVLSAAFKLRITQRDLATLQEGGWLNDEVINFYLSLVMEQCSDTASGRRVYSFSTFFFPKLRGSPSGQAGGHAAVKRWTKAVDIFQCDLLLVPLHLGVHWALAVIDLKAKTVKLYDSMGQRHDSICSLLLLYLKEEHRAKKGRELDSAKWTISCMHCTEIPQQKNGSDCGVFACKYAQYIAKGRPLTFRQWHMPLFRKLMVWEIMHQKLL, encoded by the exons ATGCAGATCAGTGCTTCTGATACTGTGTCGTTCATCTCTTTCCCCCGTTTGGGCACAACCCCGAAGACCCTGAGACGAAGAGAGACCGTCCTGGCCCGTGTAGAGGACCCGCTTTccattttttcatatttgtctGTGATGTATGAATGGATATTTGACGGAATATCGTCGTTGTTTGAGCCAGCCGCGGAGCAAACCCGCCAAGCTAATAACGGTGAGCTGACAAGCACGATAGCGCGGTGGCGAGGGAGCCACGGCAGACCGGTCAAGAGGAACTACCAGAG TGTTGATGCTGCAGACAGTCTTGGCCAGAGCGAGGAGGTTGCGGCAAAAAGACGAAGACGAG atgTGGTGATAAGTTTTATCAAGAAGACCGTGGCCGGGGTCGCAAATCTACTCCGGTTGCGCAAACCATTGCTGTCAAGCCCCAACAAGCACGAGCAATTTAAGGACACTcag TCTGTCACTCTGGGAATCGATGAGCTGCACACGCCGTGGCTGACGAGCTCTGACTGGAGAATGG ATACACCAGGGACAGGAATGAGCGATAGGGCTGCACCTAAGCCTTTCCAGAGCTCCTTGCCTCCTTTAATGAGGAAATTTGG TGAAACCACAGGGTCTTCTAAGAGGAGAGGCTCCCTCCAACTGCTGCCTTCGCGGCCCGCCGTGAGTGTGGGAACGCCCAACGCCAAGCCGACCGCTTGCAACGGCTTTGGACACAATCGCTGCTACAAGCCCAGTCTCACCGTGGAAGAG aCTATCAAGCAAAATGATAAAGAGCACTACCGACGCCTGCTGGAGATGGTAAAGGAATACGGCCAAAGCCAACCGCTACCTTTCaatcaaaccaaaccaaacgc TATGTTGCCTCCACACGGTGAATACACCGTGACAAGGAAACCCTTTGAGTCGGTCCCCAAAAAGATGCCATACTccg CTTGCCCCAGCGTGCTCACGCGGAGAATTGCATCTGTAAATAAGGGCAG ATGGGGTGCCCTGCCTTTCAGCAAGTCTTACACAGTAGCACCGGATGACAGACAGCATGCGAGATGTGCAAAG AACCCAGTGGCTGATTCGGACCTCTCCACACAAATTGCCACTCGCCTCAGTTTGGTGGACCGAGTAACGCCTACACTCGCCGCGCACGTGCGACACGCCGACGACGAAATTCCCCGACTCACTAAG GAGATGGCAGCTGAGGTGTGCAGTGCTCTAGCGCAGAGTGACCCCAACTTGGTTTTGAGCGCCGCGTTTAAGCTGCGCATCACGCAGAGAGACTTGGCCACTCTTCAGGAAGGTGGCTGGCTCAACGACGAG GTGATCAACTTCTACCTTTCCTTGGTCATGGAGCAGTGCTCTGACACGGCGTCGGGAAGGCGGGTGTACTCGTTCAGCACCTTCTTCTTCCCCAAGCTCCGTGGCAGTCCAAGTGGGCAGGCCGGAGGGCACGCCGCCGTCAAGCGCTGGACCAAAGCCGTGGACATCTTCCAATGCGACCTGTTGCTGGTCCCGCTGCACCTGGGCGTCCACTGGGCCTTAGCT GTGATTGACTTGAAAGCAAAGACAGTGAAGTTGTACGACTCGATGGGACAAAGACACGATTCCATTTGCAGTCTACTGCT CCTCTACCTGAAGGAGGAGCACCGAGCAAAGAAAGGCAGAGAGCTGGACAGCGCCAAGTGGACCATCAGCTGCATGCACTGCACT GAAATTCCCCAGCAGAAGAATGGCAGCGACTGTGGCGTGTTTGCGTGTAAATACGCCCAATACATCGCTAAAGGAAGGCCCCTCACCTTTCGACAG TGGCACATGCCTCTTTTCCGGAAGCTGATGGTTTGGGAAATTATGCATCAGAAACTGCTATAG
- the ola1 gene encoding obg-like ATPase 1 gives MPPKKGDAPKAPQLIGRFGTSLKIGIVGLPNVGKSTFFNVLTKSQAAAENFPFCTIDPNESRVPVPDERFDFLCQYHKPVSKVPAFLNVVDIAGLVKGAHSGQGLGNAFLSHISACDGIFHMTRAFDDEDIIHVEGNVDPVRDMEIIHEELRLKDEEMIAPILDKLEKTAVRGNDKKLKPEYDIMLKVKNWVVDEKKHVRFCREWNDKEIEVLNKYLFLTSKPMIYLVNLSEKDYIRKKNKWLAKIKEWVDAHDPGSMVIPLSGALESKLFDMEPEEQIKYCEEHKTQSVLTKIIKTGYAALQLEYFFTAGPDEVRAWTVRNGSKAPQAAGKIHTDFEKGFIMAEVMKFVDFKEEGSENAAKAAGKYRQQGRNYVVEDGDIIFFKFNTPNAPKKK, from the exons ATGCCACCAAAGAAGGGAGACGCACCTAAGGCGCCCCAGTTGATTGGACGCTTTGGGACGTCGCTTAAAATCGGAATTGTGGGACTGCCAAATGTCGG gaaATCCACTTTCTTCAACGTGTTGACCAAAAGCCAAGCAGCAGCCGAGAACTTCCCCTTCTGCACCATCGACCCCAATGAGAGCAGAGTGCCTGTCCCTGATGAACGCTTTGATTTCCTCTGCCAGTATCATAAACCAGTCAG TAAGGTTCCCGCTTTCCTTAACGTGGTGGACATCGCCGGCCTTGTAAAGGGCGCTCACTCGGGACAAGGGCTGGGGAACGCCTTCCTCTCCCACATCAGCGCCTGTGACGGCATCTTCCACATGACAC gTGCCTTTGATGACGAGGACATCATCCACGTGGAGGGCAACGTGGACCCGGTGCGGGACATGGAAATCATCCACGAGGAACTGCGGCTCAAGGACGAGGAAATGATCGCGCCCATCCTCGACAAGCTGGAGAAGACGGCGGTCCGAGGCAACGACAAGAAGCTCAAACCCGAATAC GACATCATGTTGAAGGTGAAGAACTGGGTGGTGGACGAGAAGAAACACGTGCGATTCTGCCGCGAATGGAACGACAAAGAG ATCGAGGTTCTGAACAAGTACCTGTTCCTCACATCCAAGCCTATGATCTACCTGGTCAACCTCTCCGAGAAGGATTACATCCGGAAAAAGAACAAGTG GTTGGCTAAAATCAAGGAGTGGGTGGACGCTCACGACCCGGGCTCCATGGTGATCCCCCTCAGCGGAGCCTTGGAGTCCAAACTCTTTGACATGGAGCCGGAGGAGCAGATAAAATACTGCGAGGAACACAAGACGCAGAG TGTCCTGACCAAAATAATCAAGACGGGCTACGCGGCACTCCAGCTGGAGTACTTCTTCACCGCGGGACCGGACGAGGTGCGAGCGTGGACCGTCAGA AACGGCAGCAAAGCTCCACAGGCGGCCGGGAAGATCCACACCGACTTCGAGAAGGGTTTCATCATGGCCGAGGTGATGAAGTTTGTCGACTTCAAAGAGGAGGGCAGCGAAAATGCAGCCAAG GCTGCGGGCAAATACAGACAACAGGGTCGCAACTATGTGGTGGAGGACGGTGACATCATCTTCTTTAAATTCAACACACCTAACGCACCCAAGAAGAAATAa